Proteins encoded by one window of Hafnia alvei:
- the pbpC gene encoding peptidoglycan glycosyltransferase PbpC (penicillin-binding protein 1C), whose amino-acid sequence MSLKRLRKWCVIIALLALLICSGLWLADKVWPLPLSDVQVARVVVAEDGSPLWRFADGQGVWRYPITIKQVSPYYLQALLTYEDRWFYKHPGINPFAIARAAWQDLSHGEIISGGSTLSMQVARLLDPHPRTFGGKVRQIWRTAQLEWHLSKTQILELYLNRAPFGGTLQGIGAASWAYLGKPPDELTRGEAALLAVLPQAPSRLRPDRYPERAQAARNKVLDRLVQYQVWTKQQADDVKQEPVWLASRQMPQTAPLLARRMVQTYPHQDVIETTIDAALQRQLETLAQGWLSRLPAKTSVGVLIVDHTDMQVKAYLGSLNFADRSRFGYVDMVSAWRSPGSTLKPFLYGLALDDGIIHNESLLQDVPRRFGDYRPGNFDTGFHGAVAASEALTRSLNLPAVQLMEAYGPKRFTAELRNAGLTLRFPAYAEPNLSLILGGAGIRLDQLVSAYSALARHGQSADLRFVPTQKIHNRPLMSPGAAWIIRRTLAGQARPEPDDSLSAVVPLAWKTGTSFGYRDAWAVGLNARYTIGVWVGRPDGTPVAGQFGYATAIPLLFQLNNLLLNNPRLRGNGWPIDPRPRSVSSAVICWPGGQSLNAQDTNCRQRRSAWILDGTIPPTLVAPGQESSQGIWLRQWLNDKGERVAPECVGAVEKKLALWPLPLEPWLPEAEKRSHRLPMASQTCPPPVETVSAPLILIGLNNGSILRRPPGKTRIDLRLTTQGGKGERWWFLNGELVSQAPQFAYSFTRAGRYQLTVMDDGGQLTSADFQVE is encoded by the coding sequence ATGTCACTAAAACGCTTACGCAAGTGGTGCGTGATAATCGCACTGCTTGCGCTGTTGATTTGTAGTGGGTTGTGGCTGGCTGATAAGGTCTGGCCGCTACCACTGAGTGACGTACAAGTGGCGAGGGTTGTTGTCGCTGAGGACGGCTCGCCGCTGTGGCGTTTTGCTGATGGGCAGGGGGTATGGCGCTACCCTATTACGATCAAGCAAGTGTCGCCGTATTATCTTCAGGCATTGTTAACTTACGAAGATCGCTGGTTCTATAAACACCCTGGCATTAACCCTTTTGCTATTGCGCGAGCGGCTTGGCAAGATCTTAGTCACGGTGAGATTATTTCCGGTGGAAGCACCCTGTCGATGCAGGTTGCGCGTTTACTCGATCCCCATCCTCGCACCTTTGGTGGAAAAGTGCGTCAAATCTGGCGCACCGCACAGTTAGAATGGCATCTCTCCAAGACTCAAATCCTTGAACTCTATCTTAATCGTGCGCCCTTTGGTGGCACGCTACAAGGCATCGGTGCGGCAAGTTGGGCCTATTTAGGTAAGCCGCCTGATGAGCTTACTCGTGGAGAAGCCGCCTTGCTGGCTGTGTTACCTCAGGCGCCAAGCCGTTTACGTCCAGATCGTTACCCAGAGCGCGCGCAGGCGGCGCGCAACAAGGTGCTAGACCGTTTGGTGCAGTATCAAGTATGGACAAAACAGCAGGCGGATGATGTTAAGCAAGAGCCAGTTTGGTTAGCTTCACGACAAATGCCGCAGACAGCGCCACTGTTAGCACGGCGCATGGTGCAAACCTATCCACATCAGGATGTCATTGAAACAACTATCGATGCAGCTCTACAGCGGCAGCTTGAAACGTTAGCGCAGGGATGGCTTTCACGTCTGCCGGCGAAAACATCAGTAGGCGTGCTGATTGTTGATCACACGGATATGCAGGTGAAAGCCTACTTAGGATCGCTGAATTTTGCCGACCGCTCGCGCTTTGGCTATGTGGATATGGTGAGCGCGTGGCGTTCTCCCGGCTCCACTCTCAAGCCTTTTTTGTATGGGCTTGCGCTGGATGATGGGATTATCCACAACGAATCTTTGTTGCAGGACGTGCCGCGCCGTTTTGGCGATTATCGGCCGGGAAATTTTGATACGGGATTTCATGGCGCCGTGGCGGCAAGTGAAGCACTCACGCGTTCGTTGAATCTCCCCGCGGTACAGCTGATGGAAGCCTATGGCCCAAAGCGATTTACCGCCGAGCTGCGCAATGCAGGGCTAACGTTACGTTTTCCCGCTTATGCTGAGCCTAACTTATCACTCATTTTAGGCGGCGCGGGCATTAGGTTAGATCAGCTGGTTTCTGCCTACAGTGCGCTAGCGCGGCATGGACAAAGTGCAGATTTGCGTTTTGTACCCACGCAAAAAATTCATAATCGGCCGCTGATGTCTCCGGGGGCTGCGTGGATTATCCGCCGTACGCTGGCAGGGCAGGCAAGGCCTGAACCGGATGATTCCCTGTCTGCGGTGGTTCCGCTGGCATGGAAGACGGGAACCAGTTTTGGCTATCGTGATGCATGGGCCGTCGGCCTGAATGCACGCTACACCATTGGTGTGTGGGTTGGACGCCCAGATGGTACTCCGGTTGCAGGGCAATTTGGCTATGCGACGGCGATACCGCTGCTGTTTCAGCTCAATAATTTGCTGCTGAATAATCCACGCCTGCGTGGCAATGGATGGCCGATAGACCCTCGGCCGCGCTCGGTTTCCAGTGCGGTGATCTGCTGGCCCGGCGGTCAGTCGCTAAACGCGCAGGATACCAACTGTCGCCAACGCCGCTCCGCATGGATACTGGATGGCACTATTCCGCCTACGCTCGTTGCCCCAGGGCAGGAAAGCAGTCAGGGAATTTGGCTGCGTCAATGGTTAAACGATAAAGGCGAGCGTGTTGCCCCTGAATGTGTGGGAGCGGTTGAGAAAAAGCTCGCGCTATGGCCGTTGCCGCTAGAGCCTTGGCTCCCAGAGGCCGAAAAAAGATCCCACCGTTTGCCTATGGCAAGCCAAACTTGTCCGCCACCGGTCGAGACAGTTTCTGCACCACTCATTTTAATTGGGCTCAATAATGGTTCGATTCTGCGCCGTCCGCCGGGTAAGACTCGCATCGATTTGCGCTTAACGACGCAAGGGGGAAAAGGGGAACGCTGGTGGTTCTTAAACGGAGAACTGGTTTCTCAGGCACCACAGTTTGCCTATAGCTTTACGCGTGCAGGACGATATCAGCTAACGGTTATGGACGACGGCGGCCAGCTGACTAGCGCTGATTTTCAGGTGGAGTAA
- the ndk gene encoding nucleoside-diphosphate kinase produces the protein MTVERTFSIVKPNAVAKNVIGAIYSRFEAAGLKIVAAKMVHLTREQAEGFYAEHKGRPFFDGLVDFMTSGPIMVQVLEGKDAVRRNREIMGATNPENALAGTLRADYADSLTENAAHGSDSLESAEREIAYFFANNEVCPRTR, from the coding sequence ATGACAGTAGAACGTACCTTCTCCATCGTAAAACCGAATGCGGTGGCTAAAAATGTTATCGGCGCTATTTATTCTCGTTTTGAAGCAGCAGGCCTGAAAATTGTTGCGGCAAAAATGGTTCATCTGACTCGTGAACAGGCGGAAGGTTTCTACGCCGAACACAAAGGTCGTCCGTTCTTTGACGGTCTAGTGGATTTCATGACTTCTGGCCCAATCATGGTTCAGGTTCTGGAAGGCAAAGATGCGGTTCGCCGTAATCGCGAAATCATGGGCGCGACTAATCCTGAAAATGCTTTAGCTGGCACGTTGCGTGCTGACTATGCGGATAGTCTGACTGAAAACGCTGCTCATGGTTCTGATTCATTAGAGTCTGCTGAGCGCGAAATCGCCTATTTCTTTGCAAACAATGAAGTTTGTCCGCGCACTCGTTAA
- a CDS encoding bifunctional tRNA (adenosine(37)-C2)-methyltransferase TrmG/ribosomal RNA large subunit methyltransferase RlmN, producing the protein MSEDPTTTPHSSNSDAISESIVVESNLSEISAPVNAAQVDIVQPAPANPSEKINLLDLDRQQLREFFAKLGEKPFRADQVMKWMYHYCCDNFDEMTDINKVLRNKLKEIAEIRAPEVAEEQRSTDGTIKWAIQVGDQRVETVYIPEDDRATLCVSSQVGCALECKFCSTAQQGFNRNLRVSEIIGQVWRAAKIIGAHKVTGQRPITNVVMMGMGEPLLNLNNVVPAMNIMLDDFGFGLSKRRVTLSTSGVVPALEKLGDMIDVALAISLHAPTDEIRNEIVPINRKYNIETFLGAVRRYLEKSNANQGRVTVEYVMLDHINDGMDHAHQLAECLKDTPCKINLIPWNPFPGAPYGRSSNSRVDRFSKVLMEYGFTVIVRKTRGDDIDAACGQLAGDVIDRTKRTIKKKMAGEPITVREV; encoded by the coding sequence ATGTCTGAAGATCCAACAACTACCCCCCATTCATCCAATTCAGATGCTATATCTGAATCTATTGTCGTCGAGTCAAACTTGTCTGAAATTAGCGCACCTGTAAATGCTGCGCAGGTTGATATTGTGCAACCTGCCCCGGCCAATCCGTCGGAAAAAATTAACCTTCTCGATCTTGATCGCCAACAACTGCGCGAGTTCTTCGCCAAGCTAGGTGAGAAACCGTTCCGCGCCGATCAGGTGATGAAATGGATGTATCACTATTGCTGCGATAATTTTGATGAGATGACCGACATCAATAAGGTGTTGCGTAACAAGCTCAAAGAAATCGCTGAAATTCGTGCGCCAGAAGTGGCAGAAGAGCAACGTTCAACTGATGGCACCATTAAATGGGCGATTCAGGTGGGCGACCAACGGGTAGAAACGGTTTATATCCCAGAAGACGATCGCGCTACGCTGTGCGTCTCTTCGCAGGTGGGTTGTGCGCTGGAATGTAAATTCTGCTCTACCGCCCAGCAGGGCTTTAACCGTAACCTGCGTGTATCTGAAATTATCGGTCAGGTATGGCGTGCAGCTAAGATTATCGGCGCTCATAAAGTTACCGGCCAGCGCCCGATCACCAACGTGGTGATGATGGGAATGGGCGAGCCTTTACTGAACCTGAATAACGTTGTTCCAGCCATGAATATCATGCTGGATGACTTTGGTTTTGGCCTGTCTAAGCGCCGTGTCACCCTGTCAACATCAGGGGTTGTTCCTGCGCTGGAAAAACTGGGTGATATGATCGACGTAGCGCTTGCTATCTCTCTGCATGCGCCGACGGATGAAATTCGTAACGAAATTGTTCCTATCAACCGTAAATACAATATCGAAACTTTCCTTGGGGCTGTACGCCGCTACTTAGAGAAATCTAACGCCAACCAAGGACGTGTCACGGTTGAGTACGTGATGTTGGATCATATTAATGATGGCATGGATCACGCACATCAGTTGGCAGAGTGTCTGAAAGATACGCCATGTAAGATTAACTTGATCCCATGGAACCCGTTCCCAGGTGCACCTTACGGACGTAGCTCAAACAGCCGCGTGGATCGTTTTTCTAAGGTTCTGATGGAATACGGCTTTACCGTAATTGTGCGTAAAACGCGTGGCGATGATATTGATGCGGCCTGTGGGCAGTTGGCTGGTGATGTTATTGACCGCACCAAACGTACGATTAAGAAAAAAATGGCCGGTGAACCTATCACGGTTCGCGAGGTCTGA
- the pilW gene encoding type IV pilus biogenesis/stability protein PilW, translating to MKLKMGWVIGLLTTSLLVGCSSSKPEGEQMAAASQSRLELGLEYLNQGDLKAAQQNLEKARDAAPDDYRTQLGMALYQQRAGDNNAAQKSYQTAMNLAPQNGTVMNNYGAFLCSLGQYVAAQQQFSSAANLPDYGQVADSFENAGYCFLKAGQTDEARKLFSRALKSDPDKGVSLIAEAIREFDQGKRGDARVMSDVYNHILPASANSLWLQIRFAALDGRQTNLERYGKQLARNFPQSQQYQQFLANEY from the coding sequence ATGAAGCTAAAAATGGGATGGGTAATAGGGCTACTAACGACGAGTTTGTTGGTGGGCTGTTCAAGCTCTAAACCTGAAGGAGAGCAGATGGCTGCGGCGTCGCAGAGTCGGCTCGAACTTGGGTTGGAATACTTGAATCAGGGCGACTTAAAAGCCGCCCAACAAAATCTGGAAAAGGCGCGAGATGCGGCTCCAGACGATTACCGAACCCAGCTTGGCATGGCGCTTTACCAGCAGCGCGCAGGCGATAACAATGCTGCGCAGAAAAGTTATCAAACAGCGATGAATTTAGCGCCACAGAATGGCACTGTGATGAATAATTACGGTGCGTTTCTGTGTAGTTTAGGGCAGTATGTAGCGGCACAACAACAGTTTAGTTCAGCTGCAAATCTTCCTGATTACGGTCAGGTTGCAGATAGCTTCGAAAATGCAGGTTATTGTTTTCTAAAAGCAGGACAGACTGACGAAGCGCGAAAATTATTTAGTCGCGCTTTAAAGAGCGATCCGGATAAGGGAGTTTCGCTAATTGCGGAAGCTATCCGAGAATTTGACCAAGGGAAGCGCGGAGATGCGCGAGTAATGTCGGATGTTTACAATCATATTCTACCGGCGAGTGCCAATAGCTTATGGTTACAAATCCGCTTCGCTGCGTTAGATGGGCGCCAAACGAACTTAGAGCGTTATGGCAAACAACTGGCGCGAAATTTTCCACAATCTCAACAGTACCAGCAGTTCCTAGCGAATGAATACTGA
- the rodZ gene encoding cytoskeleton protein RodZ, with the protein MNTEAPQDQTAPLTTGERLRQGREKLELTQQAVAERLCLKVSTVRDIEEDKAPADLASTFLRGYIRSYAKLVHIPEDELTPLLEKQAPLKAAKVAPMQSFSLGKKRKKRDGWLMMFTWLVVFVVIGITGSWWWENHKAQQEDIATMADESSAQLAKNGQLQPSESANGSDEAAQSADTQESVGTPPDSSVTTADNGQAAAAPTDAATAPAATAQTQPNQSNNTVVAPSQAPVDATSTVNGATLPTAGATVDSAASASNNLVMKFKADCWLEVKDATGKTLFSGMQKSGASLDLAGTAPYKLKIGAPAAVDITYQGKPVDLSRFIKSSQVARLTLNAE; encoded by the coding sequence ATGAATACTGAAGCCCCCCAAGATCAAACAGCTCCATTGACTACAGGCGAACGCCTGCGCCAAGGGCGCGAAAAGTTAGAACTTACACAGCAGGCTGTTGCAGAACGTCTGTGTCTGAAAGTTTCAACGGTTCGCGATATTGAAGAAGACAAGGCTCCGGCTGATTTGGCCTCAACGTTTTTGCGTGGATATATTCGTTCCTATGCAAAACTGGTCCACATCCCGGAAGACGAATTAACGCCGCTGTTAGAAAAGCAGGCGCCGTTGAAGGCGGCAAAAGTTGCGCCGATGCAAAGCTTCTCACTGGGTAAAAAACGCAAAAAGCGCGATGGTTGGCTGATGATGTTTACCTGGTTGGTGGTATTTGTGGTTATTGGCATCACCGGTTCTTGGTGGTGGGAAAATCACAAAGCTCAACAAGAAGATATTGCGACAATGGCGGATGAGTCTTCTGCTCAGCTGGCAAAAAATGGTCAGTTACAACCGTCAGAATCGGCTAATGGTTCTGATGAAGCTGCGCAATCTGCGGATACTCAAGAGTCTGTCGGTACACCGCCAGATTCTTCAGTGACCACGGCAGACAATGGTCAAGCGGCCGCGGCACCTACTGATGCCGCTACCGCGCCAGCCGCAACGGCTCAAACCCAGCCAAACCAAAGCAATAATACCGTTGTTGCTCCGAGTCAGGCTCCGGTTGATGCCACCTCCACTGTGAATGGTGCAACTTTACCAACCGCAGGGGCGACCGTTGATTCTGCTGCGTCAGCATCCAACAACTTAGTGATGAAATTTAAAGCTGATTGCTGGTTAGAAGTTAAAGACGCAACGGGTAAAACGCTATTCAGCGGAATGCAAAAATCTGGTGCTTCATTGGATTTAGCCGGTACGGCACCGTATAAGCTGAAAATTGGTGCACCAGCCGCCGTGGATATTACGTATCAAGGTAAGCCCGTTGATTTGAGCCGTTTTATTAAATCAAGTCAGGTTGCTCGTTTGACGTTGAATGCTGAGTGA
- the ispG gene encoding flavodoxin-dependent (E)-4-hydroxy-3-methylbut-2-enyl-diphosphate synthase: MHNESPIKRRKSTRIYVGNVPIGDGAPIAVQSMTNTKTTDVDATVKQIRALERVGVDIVRVSVPTMDAAEAFKLIKQQVSVPLVADIHFDYRIALQVAEYGVDCLRINPGNIGNESRIRSVVDCARDKNIPIRIGINGGSLEKDIQEKYGEPTPEALLESAMRHVDILDRLNFDQFKVSVKASDVFLAVQSYRLLASRIDQPLHLGITEAGGARSGSVKSAVGLGMLLAEGIGDTLRISLAADPVEEVKVGFDILKSLRIRSRGINFIACPTCSRQEFDVIGTVNALEQRLEDIITPMDVSIIGCVVNGPGEALVSTIGVTGGHNKSGFYEDGVRQKERFDNEQMIDQLEAKIRAKASMLDVNKRIEVSQIDEK; encoded by the coding sequence ATGCATAATGAGTCACCCATTAAGCGGAGAAAATCGACCCGCATTTATGTCGGTAATGTGCCTATCGGTGATGGTGCACCGATTGCCGTACAGTCGATGACCAACACCAAGACAACGGATGTTGATGCCACGGTAAAACAAATACGCGCACTCGAACGTGTTGGCGTAGATATTGTACGTGTGTCAGTTCCGACTATGGATGCTGCTGAAGCATTCAAACTCATTAAGCAGCAGGTTTCAGTGCCGCTGGTGGCCGATATTCATTTCGACTACCGCATTGCGCTGCAAGTTGCTGAGTATGGCGTTGATTGTCTGCGTATTAATCCAGGCAACATCGGCAATGAATCACGTATTCGCTCAGTTGTTGACTGTGCTCGTGATAAAAATATCCCCATCCGTATAGGAATTAACGGCGGATCGCTGGAAAAAGATATCCAAGAGAAGTACGGCGAACCCACGCCTGAAGCATTGCTGGAGTCAGCGATGCGTCATGTCGATATTCTTGATCGTCTTAATTTCGATCAGTTTAAAGTCAGCGTAAAAGCGTCAGACGTATTCCTCGCGGTGCAGTCTTATCGCCTGTTGGCGTCACGTATCGATCAGCCTCTGCATCTCGGGATCACCGAAGCAGGCGGCGCGCGTAGCGGCTCGGTTAAATCTGCGGTGGGCTTAGGCATGCTGCTGGCCGAAGGGATTGGCGATACGCTGCGTATTTCGTTGGCGGCAGATCCTGTTGAAGAAGTGAAGGTGGGCTTTGATATTCTTAAATCGCTGCGTATTCGTTCGCGTGGGATTAACTTTATCGCTTGCCCGACCTGTTCACGGCAAGAATTTGACGTTATTGGTACGGTAAATGCCCTAGAGCAGCGTTTAGAAGACATTATCACACCAATGGATGTATCCATTATTGGCTGTGTGGTGAATGGTCCAGGCGAAGCCTTGGTTTCAACGATTGGCGTGACAGGCGGACATAATAAGAGCGGCTTCTATGAAGACGGTGTGCGTCAAAAAGAGCGTTTTGATAACGAACAGATGATCGATCAGCTAGAGGCTAAGATCCGCGCCAAAGCATCGATGCTGGATGTTAACAAGCGCATCGAAGTCAGCCAGATCGACGAGAAGTAA
- the hisS gene encoding histidine--tRNA ligase — MAKNIQAIRGMNDYLPEDTALWQPIEAALKQVLTSYGYSEIRLPIVEQTPLFKRAIGEVTDVVEKEMYTFDDRNGDSLTLRPEGTAGCVRAGIEHGLLYNQEQRLWYIGPMFRHERPQKGRYRQFHQLGAEVFGLNGPDVDAELILLTARWWRALGISEHVALELNSIGSLEARANYRDALVAYLEQFKDKLDEDCKRRMYSNSLRVLDSKNPDVQALLNDAPRLSEYLDEESREHFAGLCKLLDEAGIAYTVNERLVRGLDYYNRTVFEWVTNSLGAQGTVCAGGRYDGLVAQLGGHATPAVGFAMGLERLVLLVQAVNPDFQPQRAVDVYLISSGEGTQSAAMRLAEKIRDAYPQVKLMTNYGGGNFKKQFARADKWGARVALVLGENEMNAGQVNVKNLQSGDQQTLAQDDVAAFLASMLA; from the coding sequence GTGGCGAAGAATATCCAAGCTATTCGTGGCATGAACGACTACCTGCCGGAAGATACGGCGCTTTGGCAGCCGATTGAAGCTGCGCTCAAACAAGTCCTGACCAGCTACGGTTACAGCGAAATCCGTTTGCCGATTGTAGAGCAGACCCCGTTATTCAAACGTGCGATCGGTGAAGTGACCGACGTCGTTGAAAAAGAGATGTACACCTTCGATGACCGTAATGGTGACAGCCTGACGCTGCGTCCTGAAGGGACGGCTGGCTGTGTGCGCGCCGGTATCGAACATGGTCTGCTGTACAATCAAGAACAACGTTTATGGTACATCGGTCCGATGTTCCGTCATGAACGTCCGCAAAAAGGTCGCTATCGTCAGTTCCATCAACTGGGCGCCGAAGTCTTTGGCCTAAATGGCCCTGACGTAGACGCAGAACTTATTCTGCTGACGGCTCGTTGGTGGCGTGCGCTGGGGATCTCTGAGCACGTTGCTCTGGAGTTGAACTCAATCGGTTCTCTGGAAGCTCGCGCTAACTATCGTGATGCGCTGGTGGCCTATCTGGAACAGTTCAAAGATAAGCTGGACGAAGACTGTAAGCGTCGTATGTATAGCAACTCGCTGCGCGTTCTGGACTCTAAAAATCCAGACGTACAGGCATTGCTCAACGATGCTCCGCGTCTGTCAGAGTATCTGGACGAAGAGTCTCGCGAGCATTTTGCTGGCCTGTGCAAATTGCTGGATGAAGCGGGCATTGCGTATACCGTCAATGAGCGTTTGGTTCGCGGTCTGGATTATTACAACCGTACCGTATTTGAATGGGTGACGAATAGCTTAGGCGCGCAAGGTACGGTTTGTGCCGGTGGCCGCTATGATGGCTTGGTTGCTCAGCTTGGTGGTCATGCAACGCCAGCGGTTGGTTTTGCCATGGGCTTAGAGCGTCTGGTTCTGTTGGTTCAGGCGGTAAATCCTGATTTCCAGCCTCAGCGCGCCGTTGATGTCTATCTGATTTCCTCTGGTGAAGGCACGCAAAGCGCTGCCATGCGTTTGGCAGAAAAGATTCGCGATGCGTATCCGCAGGTCAAACTGATGACTAACTATGGCGGCGGCAACTTTAAGAAGCAGTTCGCTCGTGCTGATAAGTGGGGCGCTCGCGTTGCACTGGTATTAGGCGAAAATGAAATGAATGCGGGTCAGGTGAATGTTAAGAACCTGCAAAGTGGCGATCAGCAAACTCTTGCTCAGGACGACGTTGCGGCGTTCCTGGCATCAATGTTGGCGTAA
- a CDS encoding YfgM family protein codes for MEVYSTENEQVDALRRFFIENGKALAIGVVIGIGALLGWRYWQNHQQAEMTGASQSYQQASEALTGGKADGVALAEKFIEKNANNYGVLAALQLAQHEVDQKNFAKAEQQLAWAQGQTKDENLKSLIDLRLARVQLQENKLDDALKTLDLIKATGWVAMAQDIRGDVLVKKGDVKGAREAYSKGLASDASQSLQGLLRMKLNNLSN; via the coding sequence GTGGAAGTCTATAGCACAGAGAACGAACAAGTTGATGCCCTGCGCCGCTTCTTTATCGAAAACGGTAAGGCGTTGGCGATTGGTGTTGTCATTGGGATTGGTGCACTGCTCGGTTGGCGTTACTGGCAGAATCATCAGCAGGCAGAAATGACCGGCGCATCCCAGTCATATCAGCAAGCAAGTGAAGCGCTGACCGGCGGTAAAGCTGATGGCGTGGCGCTGGCTGAAAAGTTTATTGAAAAAAACGCTAACAATTATGGTGTTTTGGCTGCCTTGCAGTTAGCGCAACATGAAGTTGACCAGAAGAACTTTGCCAAAGCTGAACAGCAGCTGGCTTGGGCTCAAGGTCAAACGAAAGACGAAAATCTGAAATCCCTGATTGATTTGCGTTTAGCTCGTGTACAGCTACAGGAAAATAAGCTGGACGACGCACTCAAAACATTGGATTTAATTAAAGCGACCGGCTGGGTTGCTATGGCGCAGGATATTCGCGGTGATGTACTGGTTAAGAAAGGCGACGTAAAAGGCGCCCGTGAAGCATACAGCAAAGGCTTAGCCTCTGATGCTTCCCAGTCATTGCAGGGTTTACTGCGCATGAAACTGAACAATTTATCCAACTAA
- the bamB gene encoding outer membrane protein assembly factor BamB — MQLRKTLLVGLLSVTFLSGCSWFSSETDVVTMSPLPKVENQFTPNKVWSTSVGDGVGEFYSHLRPTWQDNRIYAADRMGVVKAMDADSGDVVWSVNLAEKDGWFSHKTALLSGGLAVSGGKVFVGSERAVVYALSTEDGAEAWKTTVAGEAISRPVISDGLVLIHTANGMLQALDEADGSIKWTVNLDMPSLTLRGESAPATAFGAAIVGGDNGRVSAIMMQQGQMIWQQRVAQPMGSTEIDRLNDVDTTPVVVDGVVYSLGYNGNLAALDLRSGQIQWKREMGSVNDFIVDAGRIYVVDQDDRVAALSADGGVSLWKQSDLLHRNLTAPALYNGYLVVGDSEGYLHWLNTDDGRFVAQQEVDSSGLLSAPLVASDKLIIQARGGKVYAFTR, encoded by the coding sequence ATGCAATTGCGTAAAACGCTCTTGGTCGGATTGCTGTCTGTGACGTTTTTGAGCGGATGCTCGTGGTTCAGCAGTGAAACTGATGTGGTCACCATGTCACCGTTGCCAAAAGTTGAAAACCAATTCACACCGAACAAGGTGTGGAGCACGTCAGTAGGCGATGGTGTGGGCGAATTCTATTCCCACCTGCGTCCAACTTGGCAAGATAACCGCATTTACGCGGCTGACCGCATGGGCGTTGTAAAAGCCATGGACGCGGATAGCGGCGACGTTGTTTGGTCTGTGAACTTGGCTGAGAAAGATGGCTGGTTCTCGCATAAAACGGCTCTGTTGTCTGGTGGTTTAGCGGTATCTGGCGGAAAAGTCTTTGTTGGTTCAGAACGTGCTGTTGTTTATGCGCTGAGCACTGAAGACGGTGCCGAAGCGTGGAAAACGACGGTGGCTGGTGAGGCTATTTCTCGCCCAGTGATTAGCGATGGTCTGGTATTAATCCATACCGCTAACGGTATGCTGCAGGCGTTAGATGAAGCTGATGGTTCCATTAAGTGGACCGTTAACCTTGATATGCCTTCTCTGACCTTACGCGGTGAGTCAGCACCTGCTACGGCATTTGGTGCAGCCATCGTTGGCGGTGATAATGGTCGCGTTAGCGCAATCATGATGCAGCAAGGCCAAATGATTTGGCAGCAGCGTGTTGCTCAGCCTATGGGTTCAACCGAAATCGACCGCTTAAATGACGTGGATACTACCCCTGTCGTAGTCGATGGTGTTGTATACTCTCTGGGTTACAACGGTAACTTGGCGGCGCTGGATCTGCGTTCTGGACAAATCCAATGGAAACGCGAGATGGGTTCAGTGAACGATTTCATCGTTGATGCTGGCCGTATCTATGTGGTTGACCAAGACGATCGCGTTGCGGCATTAAGCGCCGATGGCGGTGTTTCTCTGTGGAAACAAAGCGATTTATTGCACCGTAATCTGACCGCGCCTGCGCTGTATAACGGCTATTTGGTTGTGGGTGATAGCGAAGGCTATCTGCACTGGCTGAATACTGATGATGGACGTTTTGTCGCTCAGCAAGAAG